In Campylobacter vicugnae, a genomic segment contains:
- a CDS encoding tetratricopeptide repeat protein, giving the protein MYWRKAIVALALFLCGCSTLNPEFSSIYHTKPNNDLDIINAYFMIEDGKIAKASEIFYELYQNSKDEEFLKESAKLALSSRSNLLYKIMDELKGDDVETLRLKIGYAISIYELDEAKKLALKLIKKDRSSQNYILLANIYAFEDNQKKSIQLYKKAYEIDKSEDNMVRLMSIFNDFLGDSKSAINIANSWIEQNGCAHRACYALLDLYSNLADFDNMVRIYEKLYLENESSQYLVNALEVLLYKEDYKGAKNLLKKYEFNDDLLAQIHAQLGEYKEAYNLAARLFEFTNNIEYKAKMAIYKYELSKTKEIELIIKLFEESVYELDNSLYYNYYGYLLIDHNIDIAKGLELALKAYALDPKSAYIADSVAWGYYKLKRCDEAMEWIDKITPEYLEQKEFKAHYNKIKKCIKEKR; this is encoded by the coding sequence ATGTATTGGCGTAAAGCAATCGTAGCTTTAGCTCTATTTTTGTGCGGTTGTAGCACTTTAAATCCTGAGTTTAGCTCTATTTATCATACAAAGCCAAATAATGATTTAGATATAATTAATGCCTATTTTATGATAGAAGATGGCAAGATAGCTAAGGCTAGTGAGATATTTTATGAGCTTTATCAAAATAGCAAAGATGAGGAGTTTTTAAAAGAGTCTGCTAAATTAGCTTTAAGTTCTAGATCAAATTTATTATACAAAATAATGGATGAACTAAAAGGCGATGATGTTGAAACTCTAAGATTAAAAATTGGTTATGCTATATCGATTTATGAGCTTGATGAGGCTAAAAAATTAGCTTTAAAATTAATCAAAAAAGATAGAAGTAGTCAAAATTATATTTTGTTAGCTAATATCTACGCCTTTGAAGATAATCAAAAAAAATCAATCCAACTATACAAAAAGGCCTATGAAATAGATAAAAGTGAAGATAATATGGTGCGTCTTATGAGTATATTTAATGATTTTTTAGGCGATAGTAAAAGCGCAATAAATATAGCAAACAGCTGGATAGAACAAAATGGTTGCGCTCATAGGGCTTGTTATGCCTTATTAGATCTATATTCAAATTTAGCTGATTTTGATAATATGGTAAGAATATATGAGAAATTATATTTAGAAAATGAGTCTAGCCAATATCTAGTAAATGCCCTTGAGGTGCTACTTTATAAAGAGGATTATAAAGGAGCAAAAAATTTACTTAAAAAATATGAGTTTAATGATGATCTGCTAGCTCAAATTCACGCTCAGCTTGGCGAATATAAAGAGGCTTATAATCTTGCTGCAAGGCTGTTTGAATTTACTAACAATATAGAGTATAAAGCTAAAATGGCTATATATAAGTATGAATTAAGCAAAACAAAAGAGATAGAGCTTATAATCAAGCTTTTTGAAGAGTCTGTTTATGAGCTTGATAATTCATTGTATTATAACTATTATGGATATTTGCTTATTGATCATAATATCGATATTGCTAAAGGGCTTGAGCTTGCCTTAAAGGCTTATGCTTTAGATCCAAAATCTGCATATATAGCTGACTCTGTAGCTTGGGGATATTATAAACTTAAAAGATGCGATGAAGCTATGGAGTGGATAGATAAGATAACGCCTGAGTATCTAGAGCAAAAGGAGTTCAAAGCCCACTATAATAAGATTAAAAAATGTATAAAAGAGAAGAGATGA
- the trpC gene encoding indole-3-glycerol phosphate synthase TrpC, with the protein MILNKIIDKTKFELDKQKIELPFNLLEKAILHSRSTINPLNSIKNGINIIAEVKKASPSKGVICAEFNPLKIALEYERAGVWAISVLTEPYYFMGSLEYLALIRRFVNLPLLRKDFIIDRYQVAQARIYGADMILLIAKALDTKSLIELSNYANELNLTVLMEIHDEEDLEKALQTNAKLIGINHRNLATFDMDMSLSLRLKDKIPNDRIIVAESGLYSYEQLLNLSQNGVRGFLIGEHFMRQDDIYKAVMEIKNER; encoded by the coding sequence ATGATACTTAATAAAATTATAGATAAAACCAAATTTGAGCTTGATAAGCAAAAAATAGAGCTACCATTTAATCTACTTGAAAAAGCTATACTTCATTCACGAAGTACTATTAATCCACTTAATAGTATTAAAAATGGTATAAATATCATAGCCGAAGTGAAAAAAGCAAGCCCTAGCAAGGGCGTTATTTGTGCCGAATTTAATCCTTTAAAGATAGCCTTAGAATATGAGCGAGCTGGAGTATGGGCAATAAGTGTATTAACTGAGCCATATTATTTTATGGGAAGTTTAGAGTATTTGGCTTTAATTCGTAGATTTGTAAATCTTCCTTTGCTTAGAAAAGATTTTATCATAGATAGATATCAAGTAGCTCAGGCTAGAATTTATGGTGCTGATATGATATTGTTGATTGCTAAGGCCTTAGATACAAAGAGCTTAATAGAGTTATCAAATTATGCTAATGAGTTGAATTTAACTGTGTTAATGGAGATTCACGATGAAGAAGATTTAGAAAAAGCTTTACAAACTAATGCTAAACTAATAGGGATAAATCATAGAAATTTAGCTACATTTGATATGGATATGAGCCTAAGCTTAAGATTAAAAGATAAAATTCCAAATGATAGAATAATAGTAGCAGAAAGCGGCTTGTACTCATATGAGCAGCTTTTAAATTTAAGCCAAAATGGAGTTAGGGGATTTTTAATCGGTGAGCATTTTATGCGTCAAGATGATATTTATAAGGCTGTAATGGAGATAAAAAATGAAAGATGA
- a CDS encoding HIT family protein has translation MKDEFAPWRAEYFSRTKSCECIFCDIAKNPQNDAENFVLFRAKNCFGVMNRYPYTLGEFMVIPYKHIDNIENLNLDIWLEISTIVQKGVAVLKKSLNASGVNIGMNLGAAAGAGIAEHIHYHLVPRWERDTNFITTIAYTRVHGVPFMQQYNSLKSEFQRLEREDPIFSK, from the coding sequence ATGAAAGATGAGTTTGCTCCTTGGAGGGCAGAGTATTTTAGCAGAACTAAGAGTTGTGAATGTATATTTTGTGATATAGCTAAAAATCCACAAAATGATGCTGAAAATTTTGTACTATTTAGAGCTAAAAATTGCTTTGGTGTGATGAATAGATATCCATATACTTTAGGTGAGTTTATGGTAATTCCTTATAAGCATATAGATAATATTGAAAATCTAAATTTAGATATCTGGCTAGAGATTAGCACCATAGTCCAAAAGGGCGTCGCAGTGCTAAAAAAGAGTTTAAATGCTAGTGGAGTTAATATCGGAATGAATCTAGGAGCTGCAGCTGGTGCTGGTATAGCTGAACATATACACTATCACCTTGTGCCAAGATGGGAGAGAGATACAAATTTTATCACTACAATTGCATATACTAGAGTTCATGGGGTTCCATTTATGCAGCAATATAATAGTTTAAAGAGCGAGTTTCAAAGGTTAGAGCGTGAAGATCCTATTTTCTCCAAGTGA
- a CDS encoding YaaA family protein translates to MKILFSPSEAKRPTLNPLTSPINSIICDRDEILQKYYDLISSQDQSILGQIFGVKSANDITKIKNLTMQKSYHKAVLMYDGVAYEALNYSNLDESSSRYIDENLLIFSNLYGVLRAGDYIQFYKLKQGEKISQIDSAKYYKSRLDKVLDEILEGEDILDLRAGYYDKFYSIKTPYITMKFLKNNKIVSHFAKYYRGLVLRDLALNKASNFDELMQIKFPNLSLLEIRKTKLKSELVFDINDDC, encoded by the coding sequence GTGAAGATCCTATTTTCTCCAAGTGAGGCTAAGAGGCCAACGCTAAATCCGCTTACTTCGCCTATTAATTCAATAATTTGCGATAGAGACGAGATACTACAAAAGTATTATGATTTAATTAGCAGCCAAGACCAGAGTATTTTGGGCCAAATTTTTGGCGTAAAGAGTGCTAATGATATAACCAAAATAAAAAATTTAACTATGCAAAAAAGCTATCATAAAGCTGTGCTTATGTATGATGGAGTAGCATATGAAGCGCTTAATTACTCAAATTTAGATGAATCATCATCTAGATATATAGATGAGAATTTGCTTATATTTTCTAATCTTTATGGGGTATTAAGAGCTGGAGATTATATACAGTTTTATAAGCTCAAACAGGGTGAAAAAATATCGCAAATAGATAGCGCAAAATATTATAAGTCAAGACTTGATAAAGTTTTAGATGAGATTTTAGAAGGTGAGGATATACTTGATCTTCGGGCTGGATATTATGATAAATTCTATAGTATAAAAACCCCATATATAACTATGAAATTTTTAAAAAATAATAAGATTGTAAGCCACTTTGCCAAGTATTATCGTGGGCTAGTTTTGCGTGATTTAGCACTTAATAAAGCTAGTAATTTTGATGAGTTAATGCAGATTAAATTCCCAAATTTAAGCTTATTAGAGATTAGAAAAACCAAACTAAAAAGCGAACTAGTTTTTGATATTAATGATGATTGTTAG
- the hisD gene encoding histidinol dehydrogenase yields MKILYSNEANFKDEFSLLVDRSNIDMQSVMPIVNGIINDIKERGDAALNEQIAKFDKWEVNGNLAITTDEMKTAYDNLDDKLRNALKLAYERIKAYHEKQVEKSWIDFEPSGAILGQKVTPVDRAGLYIPGGKAAYPSSLIMNAVPAIVAGVKEIVVCTPAVGGEVNSLLLAAMHLLGIKTAYKVGGASAVAAMAYGTQTIKKVDVITGPGNIFVATAKKMVYGDVNIDMIAGPSEIGVIADESANPTHIAIDLLSQAEHDEIASSFLITFSAEFANKVNDEIQRLLPNLKRYEIAKASIDNKAAIIVTSDIDECIELMNALAVEHLEIATDNAYEYLPRIKHAGAIFLGHYTPEAIGDYLAGPNHTLPTGGSARFFSPLSVSNFIKKSSIISMNKRAIDEIGSACMALADTEGLEAHKLSVEFRM; encoded by the coding sequence ATGAAAATTTTATATAGTAATGAAGCAAATTTTAAAGATGAATTCTCATTATTGGTAGATCGTTCAAATATAGATATGCAAAGCGTAATGCCAATTGTAAATGGAATTATTAATGATATTAAAGAGCGTGGCGATGCTGCTTTAAACGAGCAAATAGCTAAATTTGACAAGTGGGAAGTAAATGGTAATTTAGCTATAACTACCGATGAGATGAAAACAGCCTATGACAATCTAGATGATAAGCTAAGAAATGCCTTAAAATTAGCATATGAAAGGATAAAAGCCTATCATGAAAAGCAAGTAGAAAAATCTTGGATAGATTTTGAGCCAAGCGGTGCAATATTGGGCCAGAAGGTTACTCCAGTAGATCGTGCTGGTTTATATATTCCAGGAGGAAAAGCAGCCTATCCTAGCTCACTAATTATGAATGCAGTTCCTGCTATAGTAGCTGGAGTTAAAGAAATAGTAGTTTGTACCCCAGCAGTAGGCGGAGAGGTAAATTCGCTCTTGCTTGCAGCTATGCATCTTTTGGGTATTAAAACTGCATATAAGGTTGGTGGTGCTAGTGCTGTTGCTGCTATGGCATATGGTACGCAAACTATTAAAAAAGTGGATGTAATCACAGGCCCTGGTAATATCTTTGTCGCTACTGCTAAAAAGATGGTATATGGCGATGTAAATATAGATATGATAGCAGGACCAAGCGAGATAGGAGTGATAGCTGATGAGAGTGCTAATCCTACTCATATAGCTATTGATCTATTAAGCCAAGCTGAGCATGATGAGATTGCTAGTAGCTTTTTGATCACATTTAGTGCTGAGTTTGCTAATAAAGTAAATGATGAAATTCAACGATTATTACCAAATTTAAAACGATATGAGATTGCTAAGGCTAGTATAGATAATAAGGCTGCTATTATCGTAACTAGTGATATTGATGAGTGTATAGAGCTGATGAATGCATTAGCCGTAGAGCATTTAGAGATTGCTACGGATAATGCGTATGAGTATTTGCCACGCATTAAGCATGCTGGAGCTATATTTTTAGGTCACTATACGCCTGAGGCGATTGGGGATTATCTAGCTGGGCCAAATCACACGCTACCAACAGGCGGTAGTGCTAGATTTTTCTCACCACTTAGTGTAAGTAACTTTATCAAAAAAAGCTCTATAATCTCAATGAATAAAAGAGCAATTGATGAGATTGGAAGTGCTTGTATGGCTCTAGCCGATACTGAAGGGCTAGAAGCACACAAACTCTCGGTTGAATTTAGAATGTAA
- a CDS encoding class I SAM-dependent methyltransferase, translating to MRNSVEDYKEHFELWEDLILSGDRIYPSEFVVRFAFKNKFKSVLDFGCANGRHLECFSKAGATRLIGIDLNQKPLDLARSRLEPIMKSRGATLELYSNKNCSIDEILKDTKVDAILAWEIVYLYTPNIVIELLKSLKSHLNQNGKILINFISTDDSLKSDAKMLEDNMYEITEATHRGLIFTFYSLEMIEDLLKKAGLKIISIEKNHYWLDNGAIKHDYINIQATHDS from the coding sequence ATGAGAAATAGCGTAGAAGACTATAAAGAGCATTTTGAGCTTTGGGAGGATTTAATCTTAAGCGGAGATAGAATCTATCCAAGTGAATTTGTGGTGCGTTTTGCATTTAAAAACAAATTTAAAAGCGTATTAGATTTTGGCTGTGCAAATGGTCGCCATTTAGAGTGCTTTAGCAAAGCTGGTGCTACTAGATTAATCGGTATTGATTTAAATCAAAAACCATTGGATCTTGCACGCTCTAGACTTGAGCCAATTATGAAAAGTCGTGGTGCAACCTTAGAGCTATATAGCAACAAAAATTGCTCTATAGATGAGATTTTAAAAGATACCAAAGTAGATGCGATACTAGCTTGGGAGATAGTTTATTTATATACTCCAAATATAGTTATAGAACTACTAAAATCGCTAAAATCACATCTAAATCAAAATGGTAAAATCTTAATAAACTTTATCTCCACAGATGATAGCCTAAAAAGTGATGCAAAAATGCTAGAAGATAATATGTATGAGATTACAGAAGCTACTCATAGGGGGCTGATTTTTACATTTTATAGTTTAGAGATGATAGAAGATCTACTTAAAAAAGCTGGACTTAAAATCATTAGCATAGAAAAAAATCATTACTGGCTAGATAATGGTGCTATCAAGCATGACTATATAAATATACAAGCCACACATGATAGCTAA
- a CDS encoding class I SAM-dependent methyltransferase → MNQEVIKAQEYAYELWGKHVSSGMLLYPNEYLTRYIYANRKKFKSVLDFGCGDGRHLEMMARAGLEHIIGVDYNHSVLDVAQQRCQKYNIKCELYQNNQNKKLNELIKDELDCVICWGITLANAHYVTSDIFKQFASVLKPGGKVIANWRAQDDSLYGDGKEIEKDTFIIERQSHKGMLYYIPNLDDIKAIYKDAGLEIISIDSEKFTNNNGKIINSWHIIEAKKI, encoded by the coding sequence ATGAATCAAGAAGTAATAAAAGCTCAAGAATATGCCTATGAACTATGGGGAAAACATGTAAGTAGTGGAATGCTACTATATCCTAATGAGTATTTAACTCGCTATATATATGCTAATCGTAAGAAATTTAAAAGTGTCTTGGATTTTGGATGTGGAGATGGAAGACACCTTGAAATGATGGCTAGAGCTGGACTAGAGCATATAATTGGCGTAGATTATAACCACTCAGTACTAGATGTAGCCCAACAAAGATGTCAAAAGTATAATATCAAATGCGAGCTATATCAAAATAATCAAAACAAAAAATTAAACGAGCTAATAAAAGATGAGCTAGACTGCGTAATCTGCTGGGGGATAACCCTTGCTAATGCACACTATGTAACAAGTGATATATTTAAGCAGTTTGCTAGTGTATTAAAACCTGGCGGTAAAGTTATAGCTAACTGGAGAGCACAAGATGACTCACTATATGGCGATGGAAAAGAGATTGAAAAAGATACATTTATAATAGAGCGTCAAAGTCACAAAGGAATGTTATATTATATACCAAATTTAGATGATATAAAAGCTATTTATAAAGATGCTGGGCTAGAGATTATAAGCATTGATAGTGAGAAATTTACAAATAATAATGGTAAAATAATAAATTCATGGCACATAATAGAAGCTAAGAAAATTTAA
- a CDS encoding ATP-grasp domain-containing protein translates to MNQNKIALIIGASSESIIAIKHAKALGLKVIAFDANPKAPGLKEADISYNIDIINPSNIIQTLSKENITLDIILPVPIGRYLITIGALNDYYNLNGFSYKMADICTDKLKFASALADNGGGLGSLRDIKFDIFDPNLNHNKLKFPLIIKPRFGSGSKDTMVISNLDELKNIAKNIKFTKMDFLIEEFIDGLEYGIDAVIINGEFHHILSRQKLLTTLPYRQAIGYISIDEIPSISSYIQNIITKLNIDNCLLHADIITKDNRAFIIELSTRPSGHYLSKFIEITTGINPTKEWINKSLNLPYNFKPKFRKNTIMRYFDFEGDWIAADFDLLKDSLGIIDYRCEINSTLPKVIDSSTIMDRGYAIIEANSKEECINNAHKLISNFKRIKR, encoded by the coding sequence ATGAATCAAAATAAAATAGCTTTAATCATTGGTGCAAGTAGCGAAAGCATTATAGCAATTAAACACGCTAAAGCTCTTGGTTTAAAAGTTATAGCCTTTGATGCTAATCCTAAAGCACCAGGGTTGAAAGAAGCGGATATATCTTATAATATAGATATCATCAACCCAAGCAATATCATACAAACCTTATCTAAAGAAAATATAACTCTAGATATAATATTGCCAGTACCAATTGGTCGCTATCTAATCACTATTGGCGCTTTAAATGACTATTATAATCTAAATGGTTTTAGTTATAAAATGGCAGATATTTGTACTGATAAGCTCAAATTTGCTAGCGCTTTAGCAGATAATGGGGGGGGGTTAGGCTCTTTAAGAGATATAAAATTTGATATATTTGATCCAAATTTAAATCACAATAAGCTTAAATTTCCACTAATAATCAAGCCAAGATTTGGCAGTGGTAGCAAAGATACGATGGTTATATCTAATCTTGATGAGCTCAAAAATATCGCTAAAAATATTAAATTTACTAAAATGGATTTTTTAATCGAAGAGTTTATAGATGGCTTAGAGTATGGGATTGATGCTGTTATTATCAATGGCGAATTTCATCATATCTTATCAAGACAAAAGCTATTAACCACGCTCCCATATAGACAGGCTATAGGGTATATTAGCATAGATGAAATTCCATCTATAAGTAGCTATATCCAAAATATAATAACCAAATTAAATATAGATAATTGTTTATTACACGCTGATATAATAACCAAAGATAATAGAGCATTTATCATAGAGCTATCTACTCGCCCAAGCGGGCATTATCTAAGTAAATTTATAGAGATTACAACTGGTATAAATCCTACAAAAGAGTGGATAAATAAAAGCTTAAATCTACCATATAACTTCAAGCCAAAATTTAGAAAAAATACAATAATGCGCTATTTTGATTTTGAAGGCGACTGGATAGCAGCTGATTTTGACTTGCTTAAAGATAGCTTAGGGATTATAGATTATAGGTGCGAAATTAATTCAACACTACCAAAAGTTATAGATAGCTCTACCATAATGGATAGAGGCTATGCCATTATAGAAGCTAACTCTAAAGAAGAGTGTATAAATAACGCTCATAAACTAATATCAAATTTTAAAAGGATTAAAAGATGA
- a CDS encoding flagellin, with protein sequence MKIDNYSNSMQNYYLNNAQNSANKALDNISANRAISGSDSANMVIANALLSDANAISQGVSNANDAIGVLQIADGALQNLTDSADRLNELSIRSTSLAMDDNSRAAIKSEAQALKTSMQDTLNSTSFNGNNIFGSTLNFQTGSSETTISLNAPNISSIDIDSQESIAAFRDGINAMRGDIGSTQQGLLSDINASITAANSARSSESQLQNNDVVKNLSDLNKADLLLNSTTLTAAHNMTLLAQQVSTLLR encoded by the coding sequence ATGAAGATAGATAACTACTCAAATAGTATGCAAAACTACTATCTAAACAACGCTCAAAATAGCGCTAATAAAGCTTTAGATAATATATCGGCTAATCGCGCAATTAGTGGAAGTGATAGTGCTAATATGGTAATTGCCAATGCACTTTTAAGTGATGCAAATGCAATTTCTCAAGGCGTTAGTAATGCAAATGACGCAATTGGTGTGTTGCAGATTGCTGATGGAGCATTGCAAAATTTAACAGATAGTGCAGATAGATTAAATGAGCTATCGATTCGCTCAACTAGTTTGGCAATGGATGATAACTCAAGAGCTGCTATTAAGAGTGAAGCCCAAGCACTTAAAACATCTATGCAAGATACTTTAAACTCAACTAGCTTTAATGGTAATAATATCTTTGGCTCAACTCTAAATTTTCAAACTGGAAGCTCTGAGACTACTATTTCATTAAATGCTCCAAACATTAGCTCAATTGATATAGATTCTCAAGAGAGTATAGCAGCCTTTAGAGATGGTATAAATGCGATGCGTGGAGATATAGGTAGTACTCAGCAAGGACTACTTAGTGATATTAATGCTAGTATTACAGCAGCAAATTCAGCCAGATCTAGTGAGTCGCAACTACAAAATAATGATGTAGTTAAAAATCTAAGCGATTTAAATAAGGCAGATCTGCTTCTAAATAGCACAACTCTAACTGCTGCTCACAATATGACTTTACTAGCTCAACAAGTATCAACTCTGTTAAGATAA
- a CDS encoding ABC transporter ATP-binding protein has product MIEIKNLRKSFGDICVLDDINLKINDGEFCVLLGSSGSGKSTILKILSSLESFDSGEIKFDNESFKSQIPNSKERQIIMQHYCLMPWLTALDNIKFALKCSGLKDKKLIDEIAKKYLSLVGLKDKMNLYPNSLSGGQSQRVAIARALSLDPKVLFLDEPFSALDPVVRANLQSELKALMQNKQAIFVTHDIDEAILLGDKIVILHAGKIIKELQNPKFTPNTPKYFELKSTIYKLINGQVENIEYMI; this is encoded by the coding sequence ATGATAGAAATTAAAAATCTTAGAAAATCATTTGGTGATATTTGCGTTTTAGATGATATAAATTTAAAGATTAATGATGGTGAGTTTTGCGTACTTTTAGGCTCTAGCGGAAGCGGCAAAAGCACAATATTGAAAATTTTAAGCTCTCTTGAAAGCTTTGATAGTGGTGAGATTAAATTTGATAACGAGAGCTTTAAATCTCAAATTCCAAACTCCAAAGAGCGTCAGATAATAATGCAACACTACTGCTTAATGCCATGGCTTACTGCACTTGATAATATCAAATTTGCTCTAAAGTGTTCTGGCTTAAAGGATAAAAAACTAATAGATGAAATAGCTAAAAAATATCTAAGTCTAGTAGGGTTAAAAGATAAAATGAACTTATATCCAAATAGCCTAAGCGGCGGTCAATCTCAAAGAGTTGCGATTGCTAGAGCTTTAAGCTTAGATCCAAAGGTGCTATTTTTAGATGAGCCTTTTAGTGCTTTAGATCCAGTAGTAAGGGCCAATTTACAAAGTGAGCTAAAAGCCCTAATGCAAAATAAACAAGCCATATTTGTAACTCACGATATCGATGAGGCTATACTTTTAGGTGATAAGATTGTGATTTTACATGCTGGAAAAATAATCAAAGAGCTACAAAATCCTAAATTTACTCCAAATACTCCAAAGTATTTTGAGCTTAAATCCACTATATATAAGCTAATAAACGGACAAGTAGAGAATATAGAATATATGATTTAA
- a CDS encoding ABC transporter permease, protein MKYIYQSIVLAFVILIWHIFSSELIPSPMQVLDAFRLIIDNNSLQIGIIDSLYRYGIGLILGVIFGVIIGFIFGYNPKFAQAFDPLFNILRPISPIAWVPIILIIFGIGDLPTIFIIAYSVFFPMVLLSTKAIKDLPSQLILVAKNFGASKLQIFTGVIIPSSFLSLISSLKLAAALAWINLVVGEMLGAQTGLGYMIIDSRNQLRIDILIATIITIGIIGMIINTIFGYIEKVVSRRYGYDRN, encoded by the coding sequence ATGAAATATATTTATCAAAGTATAGTTTTAGCTTTTGTTATATTAATATGGCATATATTTAGCTCTGAGCTAATTCCATCGCCTATGCAGGTTTTAGACGCATTTAGGCTAATAATAGATAATAATAGCTTACAAATTGGAATTATAGATTCGCTATATAGATATGGTATTGGGCTTATTTTGGGTGTTATTTTTGGGGTTATAATTGGTTTTATCTTTGGTTATAATCCAAAATTTGCTCAAGCATTTGATCCGCTATTTAATATTTTGCGTCCTATCTCGCCAATTGCATGGGTACCAATTATCTTAATAATATTTGGAATTGGAGATTTACCAACTATATTTATTATAGCATATTCAGTATTTTTCCCTATGGTATTATTATCTACAAAAGCCATAAAAGATCTACCTAGCCAACTAATATTAGTAGCTAAAAATTTCGGTGCTTCTAAATTGCAAATTTTCACCGGAGTTATCATACCATCTAGTTTTTTATCTCTTATATCTAGCCTTAAATTAGCCGCAGCTCTTGCTTGGATAAATTTAGTCGTAGGAGAAATGTTAGGAGCTCAAACTGGACTTGGATATATGATTATCGATAGTAGAAATCAATTAAGAATAGATATATTAATAGCTACAATTATCACTATAGGTATCATTGGTATGATAATTAATACTATATTTGGATATATAGAAAAAGTAGTATCAAGGAGATATGGCTATGATAGAAATTAA
- a CDS encoding ABC transporter substrate-binding protein — protein MDRRYALGFLAGFLALSTTKSLANPKFKKGIKIGYLPICDHLIIIAKDIFSSDEFTITPIKFSNWADLSEALRAKAIDAAFLLAPLGLMLKGSGVDIKAIMAAHKNGSALVANKKIKSIKELNGKNIAIPSRFSSHYYILHHLLTKYNIKVNLVDMAPTEMPFALLTNKVDAYIVAEPFGQLAVKRGAVNLILSKDVVPNHICCLLNYSNELANSKVANQLTNAFKLAANFIEKNHSEAATIGSKILAQDADIINKIISEKIVSYSDLKINKEDLIDLKEFLISQNLANDGLRNLDIDSYLVEQV, from the coding sequence ATGGATAGAAGATATGCTCTTGGATTTTTGGCTGGTTTTTTGGCTCTAAGCACTACTAAAAGCTTGGCAAATCCTAAATTTAAAAAAGGTATAAAGATAGGCTATTTACCAATTTGCGATCATTTAATAATCATAGCTAAGGATATATTTAGCAGTGATGAATTTACAATAACTCCAATTAAATTTTCTAACTGGGCAGATTTAAGTGAGGCTTTAAGAGCAAAAGCTATAGATGCTGCTTTTTTACTAGCTCCATTAGGATTAATGCTAAAAGGTAGCGGTGTAGATATAAAAGCAATTATGGCAGCACATAAAAATGGCTCAGCATTAGTAGCAAACAAAAAGATAAAAAGTATAAAAGAGTTAAATGGCAAAAATATAGCAATTCCATCTAGATTTTCTAGCCATTATTATATACTTCATCATCTTTTAACTAAGTATAATATTAAGGTTAATTTAGTTGATATGGCTCCTACTGAAATGCCATTTGCACTTTTGACAAATAAAGTAGATGCATATATAGTAGCTGAGCCATTTGGACAATTAGCCGTAAAAAGAGGTGCTGTTAATCTAATTTTAAGCAAAGATGTAGTGCCAAATCATATATGCTGCTTACTTAATTATTCTAACGAGCTAGCAAATTCCAAAGTAGCAAATCAGCTAACTAACGCATTTAAATTAGCAGCAAATTTTATAGAAAAAAACCATAGTGAAGCTGCTACTATAGGATCAAAAATTTTGGCTCAAGATGCAGATATTATAAATAAAATCATTAGTGAAAAAATCGTATCATATAGCGATTTAAAGATAAATAAAGAAGATCTAATAGATCTAAAAGAGTTCTTAATATCTCAAAATTTAGCAAATGATGGGTTGAGAAATTTAGATATAGATAGTTATTTAGTGGAGCAAGTATGA